One genomic segment of Musa acuminata AAA Group cultivar baxijiao chromosome BXJ3-3, Cavendish_Baxijiao_AAA, whole genome shotgun sequence includes these proteins:
- the LOC103978819 gene encoding uncharacterized protein LOC103978819 isoform X5, with translation MAAPFFSTPFQPYVYQSSQAAVTAFQILGGESQIVQIMLKAQEKLIAMPGTVYYISGSIQMDNNYIPENEAGFWQWIFGKRVTSVVISNSGPENGFVGIAAPSPARILPIDLANFGGEILCQPDAFLCSVNDVRVSSRVDQRPRNLELILKQKLEGQGLAFLLGCGSVQKILAPGEVFIVDAACIIAMTSSINFQLKYSSPMRRVVFGGDNQLMATLSGPGVVFIQSLPFRRLSQRIARAAAAPSLRDNPKFFMQIALLFFLAYVMIVSSLILTDV, from the exons ATGGCGGCTCCCTTCTTCTCCACCCCCTTCCAGCCCTACGTCTACCAG AGTTCCCAAGCAGCAGTAACAGCTTTTCAGATACTGGGTGGCGAGTCTCAGATTGTTCAG ATAATGTTAAAAGCACAAGAaaaacttatcgcaatgcctg GTACAGTGTATTACATTTCTGGGTCGATTCAAATGGACAATAACTACATCCCTGAAAATGAGGCAGGATTCTGGCAGTGGATCTTTGGCAAACGTGTGACAAGTGTAGTTATCTCAAATTCTGGTCCAGAAAATGGATTTGTTGGAATTGCAGCACCATCTCCTGCAAGGATACTTCCA ATTGACTTGGCAAATTTTGGCGGTGAGATTCTTTGCCAG CCTGATGCATTTCTTTGCTCAGTCAATGATGTGAGAGTTTCCAGTAGAGTTGATCAGAGGCCCCGCAACCTTGAG tTGATCCTCAAACAGAAGCTAGAAGGCCAGGGGTTGGCATTTCTTCTTGGGTGTGGATCTG TGCAGAAAATTCTTGCTCCTGGAGAAGTATTTATAGTTGACGCTGCATGCATTATAGCTATGACAAGCTCTATCAATTTTCAACTGAAGTACTCCAGTCCGATGAGGAGGGTGGTCTTTGGG ggtgataaccaattgatggccACTCTCTCAGGTCCTGGAGTCGTGTTTATCCAAAGTTTACCTTTCCGTCGGCTTTCCCAACGTATCGCAAG AGCTGCTGCCGCTCCAAGCTTGAGGGATAACCCAAAGTTCTTCATGCAGATCGCGCTCTTGTTCTTTCTTGCGTATGTCATGATTGTTTCATCACTGATTTTGACCGATGTCTAG
- the LOC103978819 gene encoding uncharacterized protein LOC103978819 isoform X7 — translation MAAPFFSTPFQPYVYQSSQAAVTAFQILGGESQIVQIMLKAQEKLIAMPGTVYYISGSIQMDNNYIPENEAGFWQWIFGKRVTSVVISNSGPENGFVGIAAPSPARILPIDLANFGGEILCQPDAFLCSVNDVRVSSRVDQRPRNLEVGAELILKQKLEGQGLAFLLGCGSVVQKILAPGEVFIVDAACIIAMTSSINFQLKYSSPMRRVVFGGDNQLMATLSGPGVVFIQSLPFRRLSQRIARSRSCSFLRMS, via the exons ATGGCGGCTCCCTTCTTCTCCACCCCCTTCCAGCCCTACGTCTACCAG AGTTCCCAAGCAGCAGTAACAGCTTTTCAGATACTGGGTGGCGAGTCTCAGATTGTTCAG ATAATGTTAAAAGCACAAGAaaaacttatcgcaatgcctg GTACAGTGTATTACATTTCTGGGTCGATTCAAATGGACAATAACTACATCCCTGAAAATGAGGCAGGATTCTGGCAGTGGATCTTTGGCAAACGTGTGACAAGTGTAGTTATCTCAAATTCTGGTCCAGAAAATGGATTTGTTGGAATTGCAGCACCATCTCCTGCAAGGATACTTCCA ATTGACTTGGCAAATTTTGGCGGTGAGATTCTTTGCCAG CCTGATGCATTTCTTTGCTCAGTCAATGATGTGAGAGTTTCCAGTAGAGTTGATCAGAGGCCCCGCAACCTTGAGGTTGGTGCAGAG tTGATCCTCAAACAGAAGCTAGAAGGCCAGGGGTTGGCATTTCTTCTTGGGTGTGGATCTG TAGTGCAGAAAATTCTTGCTCCTGGAGAAGTATTTATAGTTGACGCTGCATGCATTATAGCTATGACAAGCTCTATCAATTTTCAACTGAAGTACTCCAGTCCGATGAGGAGGGTGGTCTTTGGG ggtgataaccaattgatggccACTCTCTCAGGTCCTGGAGTCGTGTTTATCCAAAGTTTACCTTTCCGTCGGCTTTCCCAACGTATCGCAAG ATCGCGCTCTTGTTCTTTCTTGCGTATGTCATGA
- the LOC103978819 gene encoding uncharacterized protein LOC103978819 isoform X8: MLKAQEKLIAMPGTVYYISGSIQMDNNYIPENEAGFWQWIFGKRVTSVVISNSGPENGFVGIAAPSPARILPIDLANFGGEILCQPDAFLCSVNDVRVSSRVDQRPRNLEVGAELILKQKLEGQGLAFLLGCGSVVQKILAPGEVFIVDAACIIAMTSSINFQLKYSSPMRRVVFGGDNQLMATLSGPGVVFIQSLPFRRLSQRIARAAAAPSLRDNPKFFMQIALLFFLAYVMIVSSLILTDV; this comes from the exons ATGTTAAAAGCACAAGAaaaacttatcgcaatgcctg GTACAGTGTATTACATTTCTGGGTCGATTCAAATGGACAATAACTACATCCCTGAAAATGAGGCAGGATTCTGGCAGTGGATCTTTGGCAAACGTGTGACAAGTGTAGTTATCTCAAATTCTGGTCCAGAAAATGGATTTGTTGGAATTGCAGCACCATCTCCTGCAAGGATACTTCCA ATTGACTTGGCAAATTTTGGCGGTGAGATTCTTTGCCAG CCTGATGCATTTCTTTGCTCAGTCAATGATGTGAGAGTTTCCAGTAGAGTTGATCAGAGGCCCCGCAACCTTGAGGTTGGTGCAGAG tTGATCCTCAAACAGAAGCTAGAAGGCCAGGGGTTGGCATTTCTTCTTGGGTGTGGATCTG TAGTGCAGAAAATTCTTGCTCCTGGAGAAGTATTTATAGTTGACGCTGCATGCATTATAGCTATGACAAGCTCTATCAATTTTCAACTGAAGTACTCCAGTCCGATGAGGAGGGTGGTCTTTGGG ggtgataaccaattgatggccACTCTCTCAGGTCCTGGAGTCGTGTTTATCCAAAGTTTACCTTTCCGTCGGCTTTCCCAACGTATCGCAAG AGCTGCTGCCGCTCCAAGCTTGAGGGATAACCCAAAGTTCTTCATGCAGATCGCGCTCTTGTTCTTTCTTGCGTATGTCATGATTGTTTCATCACTGATTTTGACCGATGTCTAG
- the LOC103978819 gene encoding uncharacterized protein LOC103978819 isoform X4 produces MAAPFFSTPFQPYVYQSSQAAVTAFQILGGESQIVQIMLKAQEKLIAMPGTVYYISGSIQMDNNYIPENEAGFWQWIFGKRVTSVVISNSGPENGFVGIAAPSPARILPIDLANFGGEILCQPDAFLCSVNDVRVSSRVDQRPRNLELILKQKLEGQGLAFLLGCGSVVQKILAPGEVFIVDAACIIAMTSSINFQLKYSSPMRRVVFGGDNQLMATLSGPGVVFIQSLPFRRLSQRIARAAAAPSLRDNPKFFMQIALLFFLAYVMIVSSLILTDV; encoded by the exons ATGGCGGCTCCCTTCTTCTCCACCCCCTTCCAGCCCTACGTCTACCAG AGTTCCCAAGCAGCAGTAACAGCTTTTCAGATACTGGGTGGCGAGTCTCAGATTGTTCAG ATAATGTTAAAAGCACAAGAaaaacttatcgcaatgcctg GTACAGTGTATTACATTTCTGGGTCGATTCAAATGGACAATAACTACATCCCTGAAAATGAGGCAGGATTCTGGCAGTGGATCTTTGGCAAACGTGTGACAAGTGTAGTTATCTCAAATTCTGGTCCAGAAAATGGATTTGTTGGAATTGCAGCACCATCTCCTGCAAGGATACTTCCA ATTGACTTGGCAAATTTTGGCGGTGAGATTCTTTGCCAG CCTGATGCATTTCTTTGCTCAGTCAATGATGTGAGAGTTTCCAGTAGAGTTGATCAGAGGCCCCGCAACCTTGAG tTGATCCTCAAACAGAAGCTAGAAGGCCAGGGGTTGGCATTTCTTCTTGGGTGTGGATCTG TAGTGCAGAAAATTCTTGCTCCTGGAGAAGTATTTATAGTTGACGCTGCATGCATTATAGCTATGACAAGCTCTATCAATTTTCAACTGAAGTACTCCAGTCCGATGAGGAGGGTGGTCTTTGGG ggtgataaccaattgatggccACTCTCTCAGGTCCTGGAGTCGTGTTTATCCAAAGTTTACCTTTCCGTCGGCTTTCCCAACGTATCGCAAG AGCTGCTGCCGCTCCAAGCTTGAGGGATAACCCAAAGTTCTTCATGCAGATCGCGCTCTTGTTCTTTCTTGCGTATGTCATGATTGTTTCATCACTGATTTTGACCGATGTCTAG
- the LOC103978819 gene encoding uncharacterized protein LOC103978819 isoform X3: MAAPFFSTPFQPYVYQSSQAAVTAFQILGGESQIVQIMLKAQEKLIAMPVYYISGSIQMDNNYIPENEAGFWQWIFGKRVTSVVISNSGPENGFVGIAAPSPARILPIDLANFGGEILCQPDAFLCSVNDVRVSSRVDQRPRNLEVGAELILKQKLEGQGLAFLLGCGSVVQKILAPGEVFIVDAACIIAMTSSINFQLKYSSPMRRVVFGGDNQLMATLSGPGVVFIQSLPFRRLSQRIARAAAAPSLRDNPKFFMQIALLFFLAYVMIVSSLILTDV, encoded by the exons ATGGCGGCTCCCTTCTTCTCCACCCCCTTCCAGCCCTACGTCTACCAG AGTTCCCAAGCAGCAGTAACAGCTTTTCAGATACTGGGTGGCGAGTCTCAGATTGTTCAG ATAATGTTAAAAGCACAAGAaaaacttatcgcaatgcctg TGTATTACATTTCTGGGTCGATTCAAATGGACAATAACTACATCCCTGAAAATGAGGCAGGATTCTGGCAGTGGATCTTTGGCAAACGTGTGACAAGTGTAGTTATCTCAAATTCTGGTCCAGAAAATGGATTTGTTGGAATTGCAGCACCATCTCCTGCAAGGATACTTCCA ATTGACTTGGCAAATTTTGGCGGTGAGATTCTTTGCCAG CCTGATGCATTTCTTTGCTCAGTCAATGATGTGAGAGTTTCCAGTAGAGTTGATCAGAGGCCCCGCAACCTTGAGGTTGGTGCAGAG tTGATCCTCAAACAGAAGCTAGAAGGCCAGGGGTTGGCATTTCTTCTTGGGTGTGGATCTG TAGTGCAGAAAATTCTTGCTCCTGGAGAAGTATTTATAGTTGACGCTGCATGCATTATAGCTATGACAAGCTCTATCAATTTTCAACTGAAGTACTCCAGTCCGATGAGGAGGGTGGTCTTTGGG ggtgataaccaattgatggccACTCTCTCAGGTCCTGGAGTCGTGTTTATCCAAAGTTTACCTTTCCGTCGGCTTTCCCAACGTATCGCAAG AGCTGCTGCCGCTCCAAGCTTGAGGGATAACCCAAAGTTCTTCATGCAGATCGCGCTCTTGTTCTTTCTTGCGTATGTCATGATTGTTTCATCACTGATTTTGACCGATGTCTAG
- the LOC103978819 gene encoding uncharacterized protein LOC103978819 isoform X2, with protein sequence MAAPFFSTPFQPYVYQSSQAAVTAFQILGGESQIVQIMLKAQEKLIAMPGTVYYISGSIQMDNNYIPENEAGFWQWIFGKRVTSVVISNSGPENGFVGIAAPSPARILPIDLANFGGEILCQPDAFLCSVNDVRVSSRVDQRPRNLEVGAELILKQKLEGQGLAFLLGCGSVQKILAPGEVFIVDAACIIAMTSSINFQLKYSSPMRRVVFGGDNQLMATLSGPGVVFIQSLPFRRLSQRIARAAAAPSLRDNPKFFMQIALLFFLAYVMIVSSLILTDV encoded by the exons ATGGCGGCTCCCTTCTTCTCCACCCCCTTCCAGCCCTACGTCTACCAG AGTTCCCAAGCAGCAGTAACAGCTTTTCAGATACTGGGTGGCGAGTCTCAGATTGTTCAG ATAATGTTAAAAGCACAAGAaaaacttatcgcaatgcctg GTACAGTGTATTACATTTCTGGGTCGATTCAAATGGACAATAACTACATCCCTGAAAATGAGGCAGGATTCTGGCAGTGGATCTTTGGCAAACGTGTGACAAGTGTAGTTATCTCAAATTCTGGTCCAGAAAATGGATTTGTTGGAATTGCAGCACCATCTCCTGCAAGGATACTTCCA ATTGACTTGGCAAATTTTGGCGGTGAGATTCTTTGCCAG CCTGATGCATTTCTTTGCTCAGTCAATGATGTGAGAGTTTCCAGTAGAGTTGATCAGAGGCCCCGCAACCTTGAGGTTGGTGCAGAG tTGATCCTCAAACAGAAGCTAGAAGGCCAGGGGTTGGCATTTCTTCTTGGGTGTGGATCTG TGCAGAAAATTCTTGCTCCTGGAGAAGTATTTATAGTTGACGCTGCATGCATTATAGCTATGACAAGCTCTATCAATTTTCAACTGAAGTACTCCAGTCCGATGAGGAGGGTGGTCTTTGGG ggtgataaccaattgatggccACTCTCTCAGGTCCTGGAGTCGTGTTTATCCAAAGTTTACCTTTCCGTCGGCTTTCCCAACGTATCGCAAG AGCTGCTGCCGCTCCAAGCTTGAGGGATAACCCAAAGTTCTTCATGCAGATCGCGCTCTTGTTCTTTCTTGCGTATGTCATGATTGTTTCATCACTGATTTTGACCGATGTCTAG
- the LOC103978821 gene encoding late embryogenesis abundant protein D-34, whose product MSQEQPRRPYQAQDAGIRYGDVFPVGGDLADRSVAPRDAAMMQTAESMVFGHTPKGGAAAVMESAAARNEQRRAVGHSQFSDIPRDQGVTVTQTDIPGQPGYRLVTEYVAGQAVSQYVINEGAGLGGGAGGGYIWSGSPEGQGGGGNRGAGGQESGAGNAAMWGDKVTIGEALEATAKTAGDKPVEPSDAAAIQAAESAATGLSTVLTNGVAAAAQAAVVTNTWADREDDETKLGDVLADAATRMPADKEATRQDAERVVGAEIRSSPNLEMRPGGVAATVAAAARLNEPNR is encoded by the exons ATGAGCCAGGAACAACCAAGAAGGCCATACCAAGCACAGGACGCGGGCATAAGGTACGGTGATGTGTTCCCGGTGGGCGGAGACTTGGCCGACCGATCCGTCGCACCCAGGGACGCCGCCATGATGCAGACTGCCGAGTCCATGGTCTTCGGCCACACGCCGAAGGGCGGCGCGGCTGCCGTCATGGAGTCAGCCGCCGCACGCAACGAGCAGCGCCGCGCCGTCGGCCACAGCCAGTTCAGCGATATCCCGCGTGACCAGGGGGTGACCGTCACCCAGACCGACATCCCCGGGCAGCCCGGCTATCGTCTCGTTACCGAGTACGTCGCCGGCCAG GCTGTGAGTCAGTATGTGATCAACGAAGGAGCTGGATTGGGTGGTGGCGCCGGCGGCGGATATATCTGGAGCGGCAGTCCTGAAggccaaggaggtggaggaaACCGGGGTGCCGGCGGCCAAGAGTCTGGTGCTGGAAACGCGGCAATGTGGGGCGATAAAGTAACGATCGGGGAGGCACTAGAGGCGACCGCAAAGACAGCCGGTGACAAGCCGGTGGAACCAAGTGATGCAGCTGCCATCCAAGCGGCGGAGTCGGCCGCCACCGGGTTGAGTACCGTGCTGACGAATGGTGTCGCCGCTGCGGCGCAGGCGGCGGTCGTCACCAACACCTGGGCTGACCGAGAAGATGACGAGACTAAGCTCGGGGATGTACTGGCG GATGCAGCGACGAGGATGCCGGCGGATAAGGAGGCGACCAGGCAGGACGCCGAGAGGGTGGTGGGAGCTGAGATACGGAGCAGCCCAAACCTGGAGATGCGTCCCGGCGGAGTGGCCGCGACAGTGGCGGCAGCA
- the LOC103978819 gene encoding uncharacterized protein LOC103978819 isoform X6: protein MAAPFFSTPFQPYVYQSSQAAVTAFQILGGESQIVQIMLKAQEKLIAMPGFWQWIFGKRVTSVVISNSGPENGFVGIAAPSPARILPIDLANFGGEILCQPDAFLCSVNDVRVSSRVDQRPRNLEVGAELILKQKLEGQGLAFLLGCGSVVQKILAPGEVFIVDAACIIAMTSSINFQLKYSSPMRRVVFGGDNQLMATLSGPGVVFIQSLPFRRLSQRIARAAAAPSLRDNPKFFMQIALLFFLAYVMIVSSLILTDV from the exons ATGGCGGCTCCCTTCTTCTCCACCCCCTTCCAGCCCTACGTCTACCAG AGTTCCCAAGCAGCAGTAACAGCTTTTCAGATACTGGGTGGCGAGTCTCAGATTGTTCAG ATAATGTTAAAAGCACAAGAaaaacttatcgcaatgcctg GATTCTGGCAGTGGATCTTTGGCAAACGTGTGACAAGTGTAGTTATCTCAAATTCTGGTCCAGAAAATGGATTTGTTGGAATTGCAGCACCATCTCCTGCAAGGATACTTCCA ATTGACTTGGCAAATTTTGGCGGTGAGATTCTTTGCCAG CCTGATGCATTTCTTTGCTCAGTCAATGATGTGAGAGTTTCCAGTAGAGTTGATCAGAGGCCCCGCAACCTTGAGGTTGGTGCAGAG tTGATCCTCAAACAGAAGCTAGAAGGCCAGGGGTTGGCATTTCTTCTTGGGTGTGGATCTG TAGTGCAGAAAATTCTTGCTCCTGGAGAAGTATTTATAGTTGACGCTGCATGCATTATAGCTATGACAAGCTCTATCAATTTTCAACTGAAGTACTCCAGTCCGATGAGGAGGGTGGTCTTTGGG ggtgataaccaattgatggccACTCTCTCAGGTCCTGGAGTCGTGTTTATCCAAAGTTTACCTTTCCGTCGGCTTTCCCAACGTATCGCAAG AGCTGCTGCCGCTCCAAGCTTGAGGGATAACCCAAAGTTCTTCATGCAGATCGCGCTCTTGTTCTTTCTTGCGTATGTCATGATTGTTTCATCACTGATTTTGACCGATGTCTAG
- the LOC103978819 gene encoding uncharacterized protein LOC103978819 isoform X1 — MAAPFFSTPFQPYVYQSSQAAVTAFQILGGESQIVQIMLKAQEKLIAMPGTVYYISGSIQMDNNYIPENEAGFWQWIFGKRVTSVVISNSGPENGFVGIAAPSPARILPIDLANFGGEILCQPDAFLCSVNDVRVSSRVDQRPRNLEVGAELILKQKLEGQGLAFLLGCGSVVQKILAPGEVFIVDAACIIAMTSSINFQLKYSSPMRRVVFGGDNQLMATLSGPGVVFIQSLPFRRLSQRIARAAAAPSLRDNPKFFMQIALLFFLAYVMIVSSLILTDV, encoded by the exons ATGGCGGCTCCCTTCTTCTCCACCCCCTTCCAGCCCTACGTCTACCAG AGTTCCCAAGCAGCAGTAACAGCTTTTCAGATACTGGGTGGCGAGTCTCAGATTGTTCAG ATAATGTTAAAAGCACAAGAaaaacttatcgcaatgcctg GTACAGTGTATTACATTTCTGGGTCGATTCAAATGGACAATAACTACATCCCTGAAAATGAGGCAGGATTCTGGCAGTGGATCTTTGGCAAACGTGTGACAAGTGTAGTTATCTCAAATTCTGGTCCAGAAAATGGATTTGTTGGAATTGCAGCACCATCTCCTGCAAGGATACTTCCA ATTGACTTGGCAAATTTTGGCGGTGAGATTCTTTGCCAG CCTGATGCATTTCTTTGCTCAGTCAATGATGTGAGAGTTTCCAGTAGAGTTGATCAGAGGCCCCGCAACCTTGAGGTTGGTGCAGAG tTGATCCTCAAACAGAAGCTAGAAGGCCAGGGGTTGGCATTTCTTCTTGGGTGTGGATCTG TAGTGCAGAAAATTCTTGCTCCTGGAGAAGTATTTATAGTTGACGCTGCATGCATTATAGCTATGACAAGCTCTATCAATTTTCAACTGAAGTACTCCAGTCCGATGAGGAGGGTGGTCTTTGGG ggtgataaccaattgatggccACTCTCTCAGGTCCTGGAGTCGTGTTTATCCAAAGTTTACCTTTCCGTCGGCTTTCCCAACGTATCGCAAG AGCTGCTGCCGCTCCAAGCTTGAGGGATAACCCAAAGTTCTTCATGCAGATCGCGCTCTTGTTCTTTCTTGCGTATGTCATGATTGTTTCATCACTGATTTTGACCGATGTCTAG